From Scytonema millei VB511283, the proteins below share one genomic window:
- the nuoH gene encoding NADH-quinone oxidoreductase subunit NuoH, which translates to MNSGIDLQGTFIETLMDLGLPADVAKVIWMPLPMILMIIGSTVGVLVCVWLERKISAAAQQRIGPEYIGPFGLLAPVADGLKLVFKEDVVPAKSDSLLFTLGPIIVVIPVFLSYLIVPFGQNLVITNVGMGVFLWISLSSIQPIGLLMAGYSSNNKYSLLGGLRAAAQSISYEVPLALSVLAVVMMSNSLSTIDIVEQQSGYGILGWNVWRQPLGFVIFWIAALAECERMPFDLPEAEEELVAGYQTEYAGMKFGLFYLGSYVNLVLSALMVAVLYLGGWEFPIPLDILAGWVGVSRDSSWLQVVDASLGITMTLLKAYFLVFIAILLRWTVPRVRIDQLLDLGWKFLLPVSLVNLLLTAALKLAFPFAFGG; encoded by the coding sequence ATGAATTCAGGAATAGACCTGCAAGGTACTTTTATTGAAACCCTGATGGATTTGGGACTACCAGCAGATGTAGCCAAAGTCATCTGGATGCCACTGCCGATGATTTTAATGATTATTGGCTCGACAGTGGGAGTGTTGGTATGCGTGTGGTTGGAGCGGAAAATTTCTGCTGCCGCGCAACAGCGAATTGGTCCTGAATATATCGGTCCATTTGGTTTACTAGCTCCTGTAGCTGACGGACTGAAACTGGTCTTCAAGGAAGATGTGGTTCCAGCCAAATCAGATTCGCTACTATTTACCCTCGGACCCATCATTGTTGTCATTCCCGTGTTTCTGTCTTATTTAATCGTGCCGTTCGGACAGAACTTGGTAATTACTAATGTAGGGATGGGAGTTTTCTTATGGATTTCATTGTCGAGTATTCAGCCGATTGGTTTGCTGATGGCAGGCTATTCCTCCAATAACAAATACTCCCTACTCGGAGGCTTACGAGCAGCAGCGCAGTCCATTAGCTACGAAGTTCCCCTGGCTTTATCAGTATTAGCTGTTGTCATGATGTCTAACAGCCTTAGCACCATCGACATTGTAGAACAGCAATCAGGCTACGGCATTTTGGGTTGGAACGTGTGGCGACAGCCGCTTGGTTTTGTTATTTTCTGGATTGCGGCTTTAGCAGAATGCGAACGGATGCCTTTTGACTTGCCAGAAGCAGAAGAAGAACTGGTGGCGGGATATCAAACCGAATATGCTGGCATGAAATTCGGTTTGTTCTACTTGGGTTCCTATGTTAACCTCGTCCTTTCTGCCCTGATGGTAGCCGTTTTATACCTCGGTGGTTGGGAATTTCCCATTCCCCTCGATATTCTCGCTGGCTGGGTGGGAGTGAGCAGAGATAGTTCTTGGTTGCAAGTCGTCGATGCATCTTTAGGCATCACTATGACGCTACTCAAAGCTTATTTCCTCGTCTTTATTGCCATCCTACTGCGCTGGACAGTACCCCGCGTCAGGATCGACCAGCTATTAGACTTA
- a CDS encoding citrate synthase: protein MSVCEFRPGLEGIPAAQSGISFVNGQQGILEYRGIRIEELAEKSNFLETAYLLIWGELPTQQELEEFEHEVRHHRRIKYRIRDMMKSFPESGHPMDALQASAAALGLFYSKRDLENPVYVRDAVVRLLATVPTMIAAFQLMRNGNDPVRPHDGLDYSANFLYMLNEREPDPLAARIFDVCLILHAEHTMNASTFSARVTASTLTDPYAVVASAVGTLGGPLHGGANEEVITMLEEIGSVENVRPYLEDCMQRKAKIMGFGHRVYKVKDPRATILQKLAEQLFEKFGYDKYYDIAVELEHAVAEKLGGKGIYPNVDFYSGLVYRKMGIPTDLFTPVFAIARVAGWLAHWKEQLVQNRIYRPTQVYNGHHDVSYTPVHLRQ from the coding sequence ATGTCCGTTTGCGAATTTAGACCAGGTCTAGAAGGCATCCCTGCCGCCCAATCCGGTATCAGCTTTGTCAACGGACAACAAGGGATACTGGAGTATCGCGGCATCCGCATTGAAGAGTTAGCCGAAAAAAGTAACTTTTTAGAAACTGCCTACCTCTTAATTTGGGGCGAACTTCCAACTCAGCAAGAGTTAGAGGAGTTCGAGCATGAGGTGAGACATCATCGGCGAATTAAGTATCGCATTCGGGATATGATGAAAAGCTTTCCTGAGAGCGGTCATCCGATGGATGCGCTACAAGCTTCAGCAGCGGCATTAGGCTTGTTCTATTCTAAACGCGACTTAGAAAACCCCGTATACGTTAGAGATGCCGTCGTGCGGCTGTTAGCAACCGTACCAACGATGATCGCAGCGTTTCAGTTGATGCGGAATGGCAACGATCCCGTGCGCCCCCATGACGGCTTGGATTACTCCGCAAACTTTCTCTACATGCTCAACGAACGGGAACCAGACCCATTAGCTGCACGGATCTTTGATGTTTGTTTAATTCTCCACGCCGAACACACGATGAATGCTTCCACGTTCTCGGCGCGGGTAACGGCTTCAACCCTAACGGATCCTTACGCCGTAGTTGCTTCAGCCGTGGGAACTCTCGGCGGACCGCTACATGGAGGAGCCAATGAGGAAGTGATTACGATGCTAGAAGAAATTGGCTCGGTAGAAAATGTCCGTCCTTACTTAGAGGACTGTATGCAGCGCAAAGCTAAGATCATGGGCTTCGGTCATCGAGTCTACAAGGTGAAAGACCCGCGAGCAACCATTTTACAAAAATTGGCAGAGCAGTTATTTGAAAAATTCGGCTACGACAAATACTATGACATCGCCGTAGAGTTAGAACATGCCGTAGCAGAAAAACTGGGCGGAAAAGGAATTTATCCTAACGTTGACTTTTACTCTGGTTTGGTGTATAGGAAAATGGGTATCCCTACGGACTTATTTACACCCGTATTTGCGATCGCCCGCGTAGCAGGTTGGCTAGCTCACTGGAAGGAGCAGCTCGTCCAAAACCGCATTTATCGCCCCACCCAAGTCTACAACGGTCATCATGATGTCTCTTATACTCCAGTTCATTTGAGACAGTGA
- the sixA gene encoding phosphohistidine phosphatase SixA, with the protein MELYFIRHGIAEERSPAVEDEKRELTAKGREKTQKVAKRLYELGLRFELILTSPLARARQTAEILQSCGLSPQIEESSYLSPEGDFCLWLSWLEQKQMLATDTQLALVGHEPDLGQWVEMLIWGKLKQESAFAENSLDDNAAALVLKKAGIIGVNLPKDNSPVGRSQLFWLAPPKFLL; encoded by the coding sequence GTGGAACTATATTTTATCCGTCACGGTATTGCCGAAGAAAGAAGTCCCGCTGTGGAGGATGAAAAACGGGAATTGACAGCTAAAGGGCGGGAAAAAACTCAAAAAGTAGCAAAACGCCTCTACGAACTCGGCTTGCGATTCGAGCTAATTTTGACCAGTCCCCTAGCTAGAGCAAGGCAAACAGCAGAGATTTTGCAATCTTGTGGATTGAGTCCTCAAATTGAAGAATCTAGCTATCTATCTCCAGAAGGAGATTTTTGCCTGTGGTTGAGCTGGCTAGAACAAAAGCAAATGCTGGCTACTGATACTCAACTAGCTTTAGTCGGTCACGAACCAGATTTGGGACAATGGGTAGAAATGCTGATTTGGGGAAAACTCAAACAAGAGTCAGCATTTGCTGAAAATTCTCTGGATGATAACGCTGCTGCCCTAGTTCTGAAAAAAGCAGGTATTATTGGAGTTAACTTACCAAAAGACAACTCTCCCGTGGGTCGAAGTCAACTGTTTTGGCTGGCTCCACCGAAGTTTCTGCTCTAG
- a CDS encoding DHH family phosphoesterase: protein MPLNSFKQLSSLPSTHNSESSVEEVETDMGPAVATQEPSLAPLTGDSGNQPVGRNNNGSSTSKVEALRQVLERHQHERHLVLLQDFPDPDALSSAWAYQLIAQQYDLQCDIVYAGTLSHQENIALVKLTGLPAQRLPVQTAKSKDLSGYKGYVLVDNQGTTSQLLSLVLEAGLPLISVIDHHSLQGELKPEFADIRPNVRATATILTQYLQTGLLVLDSSVGQHVKCATALMHGLRSDTSSLMQAQEEDFQAAGFLSRFYDYQLLKAVLQTNRSKRVMDVIERSLKNRIVQNNFSIAGVGYLRYDDRDAIPQAADFLVTEENVHTAVVYGIVHDEDEELEVVIGSLRTTKLTLDPDEFLKEAFGQDNQGRFFGGGRSGAGGFEIPMGFLSGSNEISAYAKMKWEVFDAQIKQKLQRLVNPQDSPIQTE, encoded by the coding sequence ATGCCCTTGAACTCGTTCAAGCAGCTTAGTAGTCTGCCTTCCACTCACAATAGCGAGTCTTCTGTTGAAGAAGTTGAGACAGATATGGGACCTGCGGTTGCAACCCAAGAACCATCTCTCGCTCCCTTGACCGGCGATTCTGGAAATCAACCAGTAGGACGCAATAATAATGGTTCCTCCACGTCAAAAGTGGAAGCATTGCGGCAAGTTTTAGAGCGACATCAGCACGAACGACATTTAGTCTTATTGCAAGACTTCCCCGACCCCGATGCTCTTTCGTCGGCGTGGGCGTACCAACTCATCGCGCAGCAATACGACCTGCAGTGCGACATCGTTTATGCCGGAACCTTGAGCCATCAAGAGAATATTGCTTTAGTCAAACTAACGGGACTACCAGCGCAGCGCCTCCCAGTTCAAACAGCTAAAAGCAAAGACTTATCTGGTTATAAAGGTTACGTGCTAGTTGATAACCAGGGAACGACAAGTCAACTGCTCTCGCTCGTTTTAGAAGCAGGTTTGCCACTCATATCGGTCATCGACCATCACAGCCTGCAAGGAGAACTCAAGCCAGAGTTTGCCGATATTCGTCCCAACGTCCGCGCCACAGCCACAATTTTGACCCAGTACTTGCAAACAGGGTTACTGGTACTCGATAGTAGCGTCGGACAACACGTTAAATGCGCCACTGCCTTGATGCACGGCTTGCGTTCCGACACCAGCAGCTTGATGCAAGCGCAAGAAGAGGATTTTCAGGCAGCAGGCTTTTTAAGTCGATTTTACGATTACCAATTGCTCAAAGCCGTATTGCAGACCAATCGCTCCAAACGGGTGATGGATGTGATCGAGCGATCGCTGAAAAATCGTATAGTTCAAAATAACTTTTCTATTGCAGGTGTGGGATACCTACGTTATGACGACCGCGATGCTATTCCTCAAGCAGCTGACTTTTTAGTCACAGAAGAAAACGTCCACACGGCTGTTGTTTATGGTATCGTTCACGACGAAGATGAAGAACTAGAAGTTGTCATCGGGTCGCTACGTACCACCAAACTCACCCTCGACCCCGACGAATTCCTCAAAGAAGCTTTCGGACAAGACAATCAAGGACGTTTCTTCGGTGGCGGACGGAGCGGCGCGGGTGGCTTTGAAATTCCGATGGGCTTCTTATCTGGGAGTAACGAAATTTCTGCGTACGCCAAAATGAAATGGGAAGTCTTCGACGCTCAAATCAAGCAGAAGCTTCAACGACTGGTCAACCCACAAGATAGTCCGATTCAAACTGAGTAG
- a CDS encoding HNH endonuclease has protein sequence MAKVLVLNASYEPINITSWRRAIVLLIKGKAEQVEHNGKVIYAEFPLPTVIRLRHYVRVPYKEIPLTRRNILHRDSHSCQYCGYIGEDLTLDHVLPRSRGGMDTWENIVTACVRCNVKKGSRTPSEAHMHLRHPPRKPYSSLYFEVTKHLKSGLHDEWQKYVIGL, from the coding sequence ATGGCTAAGGTCTTAGTCCTGAACGCCTCTTACGAGCCGATTAACATCACGAGCTGGCGACGGGCAATTGTATTGCTAATTAAAGGCAAAGCGGAGCAAGTCGAACACAACGGCAAAGTCATTTACGCCGAGTTTCCCTTGCCGACTGTCATCCGCCTGCGTCACTACGTTCGCGTCCCTTACAAAGAAATTCCCCTTACCAGACGTAATATCCTCCATCGAGACAGTCACAGTTGTCAATACTGCGGCTACATCGGGGAGGATTTAACGTTAGACCACGTTCTACCGCGATCGCGTGGCGGGATGGATACTTGGGAAAACATCGTTACTGCGTGCGTCCGCTGCAACGTCAAGAAAGGCAGCCGCACTCCATCTGAGGCACACATGCATCTGCGCCATCCCCCGCGCAAGCCCTACAGCAGCCTCTACTTTGAGGTCACCAAGCATCTCAAGAGCGGGCTGCATGATGAGTGGCAAAAGTATGTCATCGGTCTTTAA
- the alr gene encoding alanine racemase: MLSQEQSEKTVFSNDVVGGLRQRAWVEINLGALAYNVRQLKGLLAAKTALMAVVKADAYGHGAVTVARTALNAGANWLGVATIPEGIELRQAGIDAPILILGATHTPEQLKAIAHWQLQPTLCDPKQALVFSETLAATTGGNLPVHVKLDTGMSRLGPLWEQATEFVQLVHSLPHLQIASIYSHLATAENPDRRIMQQQQQRFETAIAQVQAAGNPLPLLHLANSAATLTSPDLHYDLVRVGLAMYGLYPAEHLSSSVRLKPVLQVKARITQVKTIPPNTGVSYGHHFVSDRELRLAVVGIGYADGVPRNLSNRMDALICGRRVPQIGAITMDQLMLDVTGIPDVAVGEVVTLLGREGKEQITADDWAAVLKTISWEILCGFKHRLPRVAVNRESGVGSWESDKE, encoded by the coding sequence ATGCTGAGTCAGGAACAGAGTGAGAAGACGGTTTTTAGTAATGATGTCGTGGGTGGATTGCGTCAAAGAGCCTGGGTAGAAATCAATTTAGGTGCTTTAGCCTATAACGTGCGGCAACTCAAGGGCTTGCTAGCGGCTAAAACAGCGTTAATGGCAGTTGTGAAGGCAGATGCTTACGGTCATGGAGCGGTGACGGTGGCACGTACAGCTTTGAATGCTGGAGCAAATTGGTTGGGAGTGGCAACTATACCGGAAGGAATTGAACTGCGCCAAGCAGGAATTGACGCGCCGATTCTGATTTTAGGTGCAACGCATACGCCAGAACAGTTAAAGGCGATCGCCCACTGGCAACTTCAACCGACGCTGTGCGACCCCAAACAAGCTTTGGTCTTCTCTGAAACTTTGGCTGCGACTACGGGTGGTAATTTACCAGTCCATGTCAAACTCGATACCGGGATGTCTCGCCTTGGACCCCTGTGGGAACAAGCAACAGAATTCGTACAGCTAGTACATTCTTTACCTCACTTACAAATTGCTAGTATTTACTCTCACTTGGCGACGGCAGAAAACCCAGACCGCAGGATCATGCAGCAACAACAGCAGCGATTTGAAACTGCGATCGCGCAGGTTCAAGCGGCTGGTAATCCTCTCCCATTGCTGCATTTAGCTAACTCTGCGGCTACTTTGACTAGCCCCGATCTACATTACGATTTGGTACGTGTGGGATTGGCAATGTATGGACTCTACCCAGCAGAGCATCTCAGCAGTTCTGTCCGGTTGAAGCCCGTGCTGCAAGTTAAAGCGCGAATTACACAGGTAAAAACTATTCCCCCTAACACAGGCGTGAGCTACGGACATCATTTTGTCAGCGATCGCGAACTCCGCTTGGCTGTAGTAGGAATTGGTTATGCCGATGGCGTACCGCGCAATCTCTCTAACCGCATGGATGCCCTGATTTGCGGTCGGCGCGTCCCCCAAATTGGTGCTATTACTATGGATCAGTTAATGCTAGATGTGACGGGAATTCCAGATGTAGCAGTCGGAGAAGTCGTAACTCTCCTCGGACGAGAAGGTAAAGAACAAATAACTGCTGATGATTGGGCAGCAGTTTTAAAAACAATTTCTTGGGAAATTCTCTGCGGCTTTAAGCACCGTCTGCCTCGGGTTGCAGTAAATCGGGAGTCGGGAGTCGGGAGTTGGGAGTCGGACAAAGAGTGA
- a CDS encoding glycosyltransferase family 4 protein gives MNNKNQKRIALISVHGDPAIEIGKEEAGGQNVYVRQVGEALGKLGWQVDMFTRKASAEQAKIVEHSENCRTIRLTAGPEEFVPRDNIFGYASEFVEAFLQYQQQTGYRYPLVHTNYWISSWVGMELKKAQSIKQVHTYHSLGAIKYKSVATVPLIASKRLEVEKRVLETAERIVATSPQEKEHMRSHVSPKGNIDIIPCGTDIHRFGAIDSKIARQQLGISPESKVVFYVGRFDERKGIETLVRAVAQLQLRGKEDIKLIIGGGSRPGQSDGIERDRIEGIVKELGMSDFTSFPGRLGDVDLPVYYAAADVCVVPSHYEPFGLVAIEAMASGTPVVASDVGGLQFTVVPEETGLLAPPKDDAAFAVAIDRILSDTAFRNRLGKAARQRVEDMFSWEGVAKQLGELYTKLMTETSTVVPTKKKAVSA, from the coding sequence ATGAACAATAAAAATCAAAAGCGAATTGCCCTAATTTCAGTCCACGGCGACCCTGCGATTGAGATTGGCAAAGAAGAAGCTGGAGGACAGAACGTTTATGTCCGCCAAGTGGGTGAAGCATTGGGTAAACTGGGATGGCAGGTTGATATGTTTACCCGCAAAGCAAGTGCAGAACAAGCAAAAATCGTCGAACATAGCGAGAATTGTCGGACAATTCGCTTAACTGCTGGTCCTGAGGAATTCGTTCCGAGGGACAATATTTTTGGTTATGCCTCGGAGTTTGTCGAAGCATTCCTCCAGTATCAACAGCAAACTGGTTATCGATATCCTCTAGTGCATACCAACTACTGGATTTCTAGCTGGGTGGGCATGGAATTGAAGAAAGCCCAATCCATCAAACAAGTCCACACCTATCACTCTTTAGGCGCAATTAAATATAAGTCAGTTGCAACCGTACCGCTGATTGCCTCGAAGCGGCTGGAAGTCGAAAAAAGGGTACTAGAAACAGCCGAGCGGATTGTTGCCACTAGCCCACAAGAAAAAGAACACATGCGATCGCATGTCTCTCCCAAAGGTAATATTGACATTATTCCTTGCGGTACAGATATTCATCGCTTTGGCGCGATTGACAGCAAAATTGCCAGACAACAGCTAGGAATTTCCCCAGAAAGCAAAGTTGTGTTTTATGTTGGACGATTTGACGAACGCAAGGGAATTGAGACTTTAGTGCGGGCAGTTGCCCAGTTGCAATTGCGTGGCAAAGAAGACATCAAACTGATTATCGGTGGTGGTAGCCGCCCAGGACAAAGCGATGGCATCGAGCGCGATCGCATTGAAGGTATTGTCAAAGAATTAGGGATGAGCGATTTCACCTCCTTCCCCGGACGGCTAGGTGATGTCGATCTACCTGTTTATTACGCTGCTGCCGATGTTTGTGTCGTTCCCAGTCACTACGAACCATTTGGTCTAGTTGCCATTGAAGCGATGGCTAGCGGTACGCCAGTGGTGGCTAGCGATGTCGGCGGACTGCAATTTACCGTCGTCCCAGAAGAAACTGGCTTACTCGCTCCACCCAAAGATGATGCAGCCTTTGCTGTTGCCATTGACCGAATCTTGAGCGATACTGCCTTCCGAAATCGCCTCGGCAAAGCAGCAAGACAACGGGTAGAAGATATGTTTAGTTGGGAAGGAGTCGCCAAACAACTAGGCGAGCTTTACACCAAACTGATGACAGAAACATCAACCGTCGTACCCACGAAGAAAAAAGCTGTGAGCGCGTAG
- a CDS encoding RNA recognition motif domain-containing protein has product MPVRLYIGNLPKDEVDRQELQAVFADAGSNVTTKVIKDRKTGKCRGFGFVTVNNDEQADEIIEKYNGYMFKETPLKIEKALPRNKGQEEEDQAPVASSANTGDAPVSSNAEKSGGNKRSGKKPRRGGSAGTSTGSSDAEGIRPDPRWASELEKLKQMLAAQTTNG; this is encoded by the coding sequence ATGCCAGTCCGTTTATACATTGGTAATTTGCCAAAAGATGAAGTCGATCGGCAAGAGTTGCAAGCAGTTTTTGCTGATGCGGGTAGTAATGTGACTACGAAAGTCATTAAAGACCGCAAGACCGGAAAGTGCCGTGGTTTTGGTTTTGTTACTGTCAATAATGACGAGCAAGCAGACGAAATCATCGAGAAATATAACGGCTATATGTTTAAGGAAACGCCACTAAAGATTGAGAAGGCGTTGCCTCGTAACAAAGGTCAAGAAGAAGAAGACCAAGCCCCTGTTGCTAGTAGTGCTAATACTGGAGATGCTCCTGTTAGCAGCAACGCAGAAAAAAGCGGTGGCAATAAGCGTAGTGGAAAAAAACCTCGTCGTGGTGGTTCTGCTGGAACTTCTACAGGCTCGTCTGATGCTGAGGGAATTCGTCCCGATCCTCGTTGGGCTTCTGAACTAGAAAAGCTGAAACAGATGTTGGCAGCTCAAACTACTAATGGATAG
- a CDS encoding M48 family metallopeptidase, whose translation MAMTGDPEMLLEATKTALQQEDYQGAIAHLEILCQAENISIAEQQTQPATPSSNIEYLLSLCRLLAQSSNLQLEELKEFLSRRAEETMRLGAEGTILTTSHQSPATLLQLKQAQRAQRWQPLPTVNLIPFWLLQCGSAIALFWSIQQLIELAMGLTNDLLVKLPYLEPFQPFYHDHTTKIVCVLVLLLALSPWLIDGLLRWWYGLQHLSLETLEISSPEASRLLQRSCRQHHYRLPQLRVLPTAVPLIFTYGNLRRTARIVVSQALLEQLADDEIAAIYATQLGQIANRDFIVLSQFILVTQLPYITYSQLSEWGNKISNKTLQAFIAIAANFAYGLWLLLRLPAFWLSQLRIYYSDRLAAELTGNPNALSRAILKIARGVAQNIQQQGHTSWLLEGWDLLTIISYKQAIALSNLHSLPELEAALAWDCTNPLRYWLNINQTHPSVGDRLQRLNRIAHNWRLETELNLQVSRESLKRAEGAGGAGGEKQLSSRSLLPCRSGVAPAFTVNRQLTTGNDSLLLQVAPYLGILLGAAFSSFMWLMGWIGGYWLGNPYLAWMWGDWWIVRGSLAIGLSLGIFLRLNALFPETKSTSLLNRPNLAELLSNPYLLPVVPQSLRLQGKLLGRRGIGNWFGQDLLLHLPTGLVKLHHASWLGPLGCLLLRPSTDPTDLIGRHVILTGWFRRGATAWIDIETLRTQAGKTSNSSHQSWSIALAIAATIWGVYVIVKGGSY comes from the coding sequence ATGGCTATGACTGGCGATCCTGAAATGTTGCTAGAGGCAACAAAAACAGCACTGCAACAAGAAGACTATCAAGGGGCGATCGCTCATTTAGAAATCCTCTGTCAGGCAGAAAATATTTCCATCGCCGAGCAACAAACTCAGCCAGCAACTCCTAGTAGCAATATTGAATACCTGCTCTCCCTTTGCCGACTCTTAGCACAAAGCAGCAATCTCCAGCTCGAAGAGCTGAAGGAGTTTCTCAGCAGAAGGGCAGAGGAGACTATGAGACTAGGAGCAGAGGGAACAATTCTAACCACCAGCCACCAGTCACCAGCCACTCTTCTCCAACTAAAGCAAGCACAACGAGCGCAGCGCTGGCAGCCATTACCAACTGTTAATTTAATTCCATTTTGGTTATTACAGTGCGGTAGTGCGATCGCTCTATTTTGGTCGATCCAACAACTCATTGAGTTAGCGATGGGATTGACTAACGATTTATTGGTAAAACTCCCCTACCTAGAACCGTTTCAGCCGTTCTATCACGACCATACTACCAAGATCGTATGCGTGTTAGTGCTGTTGCTAGCCCTGTCTCCTTGGTTGATAGATGGGTTACTGAGATGGTGGTACGGGCTTCAACACCTATCTCTGGAAACTTTGGAAATTTCTAGCCCAGAAGCTAGCAGGCTGCTACAGCGCTCTTGTCGCCAGCACCACTATCGTTTACCTCAGTTGCGCGTGCTACCTACAGCCGTGCCTCTTATTTTCACTTATGGCAACCTGCGCCGCACGGCAAGAATAGTCGTAAGTCAAGCTCTGCTAGAGCAACTCGCAGATGATGAAATTGCCGCTATCTACGCAACACAATTAGGGCAGATAGCTAATAGGGATTTTATCGTTTTATCTCAATTTATATTAGTTACTCAGTTACCCTACATAACCTATTCCCAGTTATCGGAGTGGGGCAACAAAATATCGAATAAAACTCTACAAGCCTTTATCGCGATCGCCGCTAACTTTGCTTATGGACTGTGGTTGCTTCTGCGTTTACCTGCGTTTTGGCTCTCTCAGTTACGCATATACTACAGCGATCGCCTTGCCGCAGAATTAACTGGCAATCCTAACGCCCTCAGTCGCGCCATACTCAAAATTGCCCGTGGTGTGGCTCAAAATATTCAACAGCAAGGACATACCAGTTGGTTGCTAGAAGGTTGGGACTTACTCACAATTATCAGTTACAAACAAGCGATCGCCCTGAGCAATCTACATTCATTACCCGAATTAGAGGCAGCTTTAGCCTGGGACTGCACAAATCCTTTGCGCTACTGGCTCAACATCAACCAAACTCATCCCTCAGTTGGCGATCGCCTCCAACGGCTGAATCGAATTGCCCATAACTGGCGCTTGGAGACTGAATTAAATTTACAAGTGAGTCGGGAGTCGCTGAAGAGAGCTGAGGGAGCTGGGGGAGCTGGGGGAGAAAAACAACTATCTTCACGTAGCTTGCTTCCTTGCAGGAGTGGTGTAGCGCCAGCGTTTACTGTCAACCGTCAACTGACAACTGGTAACGACTCACTGCTATTACAAGTTGCTCCTTACTTGGGAATTCTCCTCGGTGCTGCTTTTAGCAGTTTTATGTGGCTGATGGGATGGATTGGTGGCTACTGGTTAGGTAATCCTTACTTAGCATGGATGTGGGGCGACTGGTGGATCGTGCGCGGTAGCTTGGCGATTGGCTTAAGCCTCGGTATTTTTCTGCGGCTAAATGCTTTATTTCCCGAAACGAAGTCTACCAGCTTACTAAATCGTCCCAATCTTGCCGAGCTGTTGTCTAATCCCTATTTATTACCAGTTGTCCCGCAGTCTCTCCGCCTCCAAGGTAAGTTGTTAGGACGGCGCGGTATTGGCAACTGGTTCGGACAAGATTTACTGCTGCACTTACCAACTGGCTTAGTCAAGCTGCATCATGCTTCTTGGCTGGGGCCCCTCGGCTGCCTTTTGCTTAGACCCTCTACCGACCCTACCGATTTAATTGGAAGGCATGTTATCTTAACAGGCTGGTTCCGCCGTGGAGCTACGGCTTGGATCGATATTGAAACTTTGCGCACTCAAGCTGGTAAAACCAGTAACAGCAGCCATCAGAGTTGGTCGATCGCACTGGCGATCGCTGCTACTATCTGGGGCGTTTACGTGATTGTCAAGGGAGGCAGTTATTAG